In the genome of Serratia symbiotica (Periphyllus acericola), one region contains:
- the ansA gene encoding asparaginase, with protein MQKKSIYVAYTGGTIGMQRSAQGYVPVSGQLQHQLALMPEFHRLEMPDFTICEYIPLIDSSDMTPQDWQHIADDIKQNYDRYDGFVILHGTDTMAFTASALSFMLENLAKPVIVTGSQIPLAELRSDGQTNLLNALYLAANHPVNEVCLFFNNKLFRGNRTTKVHADGFDAFASPNLPPLLEVGIHIRRINGIASPTCNGQLNVHVITPQPIGVVTLHPGISNAVVCNFLLQPVKALILRSYGVGNAPQKAELIDELRDASERGIVVINLTQCISGRVNMEGYATGNVLAHAGVISGFDMTVEATLTKLHYLLSQQLTSAQIRCQMQQDLRGELSISD; from the coding sequence TGCAGCATCAACTCGCACTGATGCCGGAATTCCACCGGCTGGAAATGCCAGATTTCACCATCTGCGAATACATTCCGTTGATCGACTCTTCCGATATGACACCTCAAGATTGGCAACACATCGCCGACGATATTAAACAGAATTATGACCGCTACGATGGTTTTGTCATTCTGCACGGCACCGACACCATGGCTTTCACCGCTTCAGCACTATCATTCATGTTGGAGAATCTGGCCAAGCCGGTGATCGTGACCGGTTCGCAGATCCCGCTGGCGGAGCTACGCTCCGATGGTCAAACCAATCTGCTCAACGCTCTGTATCTGGCAGCCAATCATCCGGTGAACGAAGTCTGTCTGTTCTTCAATAACAAACTCTTCCGTGGCAACCGCACCACCAAGGTTCACGCTGATGGTTTCGATGCGTTCGCTTCTCCCAATTTGCCGCCGCTCTTGGAGGTCGGCATCCATATCCGCCGTATTAACGGCATCGCTAGCCCGACCTGCAACGGCCAACTGAATGTGCATGTCATCACACCGCAGCCGATCGGCGTAGTGACCCTTCACCCAGGGATTTCGAACGCGGTAGTGTGCAACTTTTTGCTACAGCCGGTAAAAGCGTTGATCTTGCGTTCCTATGGCGTAGGTAACGCACCGCAGAAAGCCGAGCTGATAGATGAATTGCGTGATGCGTCCGAGCGCGGCATCGTAGTGATCAACCTAACACAGTGCATTTCCGGCAGAGTCAATATGGAAGGGTACGCCACCGGCAATGTACTGGCACATGCGGGAGTGATCAGCGGTTTTGATATGACGGTAGAGGCCACGTTGACCAAACTGCACTATTTGTTAAGTCAACAGCTGACGTCAGCGCAAATCCGCTGCCAGATGCAGCAGGACCTGCGCGGCGAGCTGAGCATTAGCGATTAG
- a CDS encoding YeaC family protein, translating to MDVQDLIAVMTPEIYQRLLRAVEMGKWPDGVALTQEQKANSLQAVMLWQSKNNIDPQHMSIGTNGQMVMKSKQQLKQQFVAELLVKLKPQ from the coding sequence GTGATGACGCCTGAAATCTACCAGCGTTTGCTACGGGCGGTTGAAATGGGTAAGTGGCCAGACGGCGTAGCACTGACGCAAGAGCAGAAAGCAAATAGTCTACAGGCTGTGATGCTGTGGCAGTCGAAAAACAATATCGATCCTCAACATATGAGCATCGGCACCAATGGCCAGATGGTGATGAAGAGCAAGCAGCAGCTTAAGCAGCAGTTTGTTGCCGAGCTACTGGTCAAACTGAAGCCGCAATAA